One window of Alosa sapidissima isolate fAloSap1 chromosome 21, fAloSap1.pri, whole genome shotgun sequence genomic DNA carries:
- the eloa gene encoding elongin-A isoform X2 encodes MTVDILVETGVGKTVNSLRKHDLVGEAAKSIVAKWKKLVPQSADRPTPTKDDHAHSLAADFNRGHKRVREPSPEELRHVEEEEEEEEEEREEEREEEYEHHGQEEEEEEEEEEQEPMNRYQHGYSPSPPQAYSPTAPSLTGQRLPQYQQAYDSPQEEPAPSPPRKEPRHSKPHRDPARDHRDRPRDRHSASGGPEQERRKRPPQPPAGSGGVEGKRSSDREQSSSSSSTHRSDKHKNTHTSHDRKHTPHDGRKEKKGGSEGRAHSKRDETEPQEEEREEFETPTMSFESFLTYDAPTPTKKKKKLLKPSPKPAAAAPPPTPPSKASATNGARSSKRSERAPSPTSTPVTPTPEKRRKVVDVMPTLPDIPLPAIQPNYRPLPSIEHTPVSPQRRKVPVSCDEEDAGFTGRRFNSKMVVYSGSKTAYLPKMMSLYEQCIRVLQNNIDSIDEVGGVPFEILEPVMERCTPEQLYRIEECNQHFLEDTDELWMKHCQRDFKRQSPLEYESWRELYLRLHDEREERLRKLTQNISSAHANRPKGRQVKMAYVNSVAKPPRDVRRRQEKFGTNSGASSSASSASSNPVRIKPAMAYTSQSDDGGHSSYSSPPETSRPSMSGGGGPSARDKPQVKKIAPMMAKTIKAFKNRFSRR; translated from the exons ATGACTGTGGACATCCTGGTG GAAACGGGTGTTGGGAAAACTGTGAATTCTCTCCGCAAGCATGACTTAGTGGGAGAGGCAGCAAAGAGCATAGTGGCTAAATGGAAGAAACTTGTTCCCCAGTCTGCAGACCG GCCTACTCCCACGAAAGATGATCACGCACACTCGCTAGCAGCAGACTTTAACCGGGGCCATAAACGGGTCCGTGAGCCTTCTCCTGAAGAGCTGCGCCAcgtagaagaggaggaggaggaggaagaggaggaaagggaggaggagagggaggaagagtatGAGCACCATGggcaagaagaggaggaggaggaagaagaggaggagcaaGAACCCATGAACCGCTACCAACATGGttattccccctctcctccgcaAGCGTACAGCCCTACAGCGCCCAGTCTGACTGGCCAGCGCCTGCCCCAGTACCAGCAGGCCTACGACAGCCCTCAGGAGGAGCCTGCGCCTAGTCCCCCACGGAAAGAGCCCCGCCACAGCAAGCCCCACCGAGACCCGGCCAGAGACCATCGAGACCGGCCAAGAGACCGCCACAGCGCCTCTGGTGGGCCGGAGCAGGAGCGGCGGAAACGACCCCCTCAGCCGCCGGCGGGTAGTGGGGGTGTGGAGGGAAAAAGGAGCAGCGACCGGgaacagagcagcagcagcagcagcacgcatcgatcagacaaacacaaaaacacacacacatcgcacgACAGGAAACACACACCGCATGACGGCAggaaggagaagaagggaggaagCGAag GGAGGGCTCATTCGAAGCGGGACGAGACCGAGCCTCAGGAAGAGGAAAGGGAAGAGTTTGAGACCCCAACCATGTCCTTTGAGTCGTTCCTGACATATGATGCGCCCACCCCgaccaagaagaagaagaagctgcTTAAACCTTCTCCTAAGCCTGCAGCAGCTGCTCCACCCCCGACTCCCCCCTCCAAAGCCAGTGCCACCAATGGGGCCCGCAGCAGCAAACGCTCGGAACGTGCCCCAtcccccacctccactcccGTCACCCCTACACCAGAGAAGCGCAGAAAG GTGGTGGACGTGATGCCCACCCTGCCGGACATTCCTCTGCCAGCCATCCAGCCCAACTACCGGCCCCTCCCCTCAATAGAGCACACGCCGGTGTCCCCGCAGAGACGCAAAG TTCCTGTGTCGTGTGATGAGGAGGATGCCGGCTTCACGGGCCGACGGTTTAACTCTAAGATGGTGGTGTACTCTGGGTCCAAGACCGCCTACCTGCCCAAGATGATGTCTCTGTATGAGCAGTGCATCCGCGTCCTCCAGAACAACATTGACT CAATCGATGAAGTTGGGGGCGTACCATTTGAGATTCTGGAGCCAGTGATGGAACGCTGCACCCCAGAACAGCTGTACCGCATTGAAGAATGCAATCAG CACTTTTTGGAGGACACAGATGAGCTGTGGATGAAGCACTGCCAGCGTGACTTCAAGCGCCAGTCTCCGCTTGAGTATGAGTCATGGCGGGAACTGTACCTCCGTCTGCACGATGAGCGAGAGGAGCGTCTGCGCAAGCTCACGCAGAACATCAGCTCTGCCCATGCCAACCGGCCCAAAG GTCGTCAGGTGAAGATGGCGTACGTGAACTCGGTCGCCAAGCCACCACGTGATGTGCGTCGCCGCCAGGAGAAGTTTGGAACGAATTCCGGAGCCAGCTCCAGTGCCAGCTCTGCATCCTCAAATCCAGTCCG GATCAAGCCAGCAATGGCTTACACCTCCCAGTCGGATGACGGGGGGCACTCCTCATATAGCAGCCCCCCCGAGACATCCCGCCCCTCTATGTCCGGTGGGGGAGGGCCCAGTGCACGTGACAAACCACAGGTTAAAA AAATTGCTCCAATGATGGccaaaacaatcaaagcattCAAGAACCGTTTCTCTCGGCGATAA
- the eloa gene encoding elongin-A isoform X1 — translation MKQFPGPSVPLVNMAEELLETVERLQSRLSENQEPRKLLKTLKRLAELPMTVDILVETGVGKTVNSLRKHDLVGEAAKSIVAKWKKLVPQSADRPTPTKDDHAHSLAADFNRGHKRVREPSPEELRHVEEEEEEEEEEREEEREEEYEHHGQEEEEEEEEEEQEPMNRYQHGYSPSPPQAYSPTAPSLTGQRLPQYQQAYDSPQEEPAPSPPRKEPRHSKPHRDPARDHRDRPRDRHSASGGPEQERRKRPPQPPAGSGGVEGKRSSDREQSSSSSSTHRSDKHKNTHTSHDRKHTPHDGRKEKKGGSEGRAHSKRDETEPQEEEREEFETPTMSFESFLTYDAPTPTKKKKKLLKPSPKPAAAAPPPTPPSKASATNGARSSKRSERAPSPTSTPVTPTPEKRRKVVDVMPTLPDIPLPAIQPNYRPLPSIEHTPVSPQRRKVPVSCDEEDAGFTGRRFNSKMVVYSGSKTAYLPKMMSLYEQCIRVLQNNIDSIDEVGGVPFEILEPVMERCTPEQLYRIEECNQHFLEDTDELWMKHCQRDFKRQSPLEYESWRELYLRLHDEREERLRKLTQNISSAHANRPKGRQVKMAYVNSVAKPPRDVRRRQEKFGTNSGASSSASSASSNPVRIKPAMAYTSQSDDGGHSSYSSPPETSRPSMSGGGGPSARDKPQVKKIAPMMAKTIKAFKNRFSRR, via the exons ATGAAGCAGTTTCCGGGGCCTTCGGTTCCACTTGTAAACATGGCGGAGGAGCTGCTTGAAACGGTGGAGAGATTGCAGTCCAGACTCTCCGAGAACCAAGAGCCTCGGAAG CTGCTCAAGACGTTGAAGAGGCTGGCAGAGCTGCCCATGACTGTGGACATCCTGGTG GAAACGGGTGTTGGGAAAACTGTGAATTCTCTCCGCAAGCATGACTTAGTGGGAGAGGCAGCAAAGAGCATAGTGGCTAAATGGAAGAAACTTGTTCCCCAGTCTGCAGACCG GCCTACTCCCACGAAAGATGATCACGCACACTCGCTAGCAGCAGACTTTAACCGGGGCCATAAACGGGTCCGTGAGCCTTCTCCTGAAGAGCTGCGCCAcgtagaagaggaggaggaggaggaagaggaggaaagggaggaggagagggaggaagagtatGAGCACCATGggcaagaagaggaggaggaggaagaagaggaggagcaaGAACCCATGAACCGCTACCAACATGGttattccccctctcctccgcaAGCGTACAGCCCTACAGCGCCCAGTCTGACTGGCCAGCGCCTGCCCCAGTACCAGCAGGCCTACGACAGCCCTCAGGAGGAGCCTGCGCCTAGTCCCCCACGGAAAGAGCCCCGCCACAGCAAGCCCCACCGAGACCCGGCCAGAGACCATCGAGACCGGCCAAGAGACCGCCACAGCGCCTCTGGTGGGCCGGAGCAGGAGCGGCGGAAACGACCCCCTCAGCCGCCGGCGGGTAGTGGGGGTGTGGAGGGAAAAAGGAGCAGCGACCGGgaacagagcagcagcagcagcagcacgcatcgatcagacaaacacaaaaacacacacacatcgcacgACAGGAAACACACACCGCATGACGGCAggaaggagaagaagggaggaagCGAag GGAGGGCTCATTCGAAGCGGGACGAGACCGAGCCTCAGGAAGAGGAAAGGGAAGAGTTTGAGACCCCAACCATGTCCTTTGAGTCGTTCCTGACATATGATGCGCCCACCCCgaccaagaagaagaagaagctgcTTAAACCTTCTCCTAAGCCTGCAGCAGCTGCTCCACCCCCGACTCCCCCCTCCAAAGCCAGTGCCACCAATGGGGCCCGCAGCAGCAAACGCTCGGAACGTGCCCCAtcccccacctccactcccGTCACCCCTACACCAGAGAAGCGCAGAAAG GTGGTGGACGTGATGCCCACCCTGCCGGACATTCCTCTGCCAGCCATCCAGCCCAACTACCGGCCCCTCCCCTCAATAGAGCACACGCCGGTGTCCCCGCAGAGACGCAAAG TTCCTGTGTCGTGTGATGAGGAGGATGCCGGCTTCACGGGCCGACGGTTTAACTCTAAGATGGTGGTGTACTCTGGGTCCAAGACCGCCTACCTGCCCAAGATGATGTCTCTGTATGAGCAGTGCATCCGCGTCCTCCAGAACAACATTGACT CAATCGATGAAGTTGGGGGCGTACCATTTGAGATTCTGGAGCCAGTGATGGAACGCTGCACCCCAGAACAGCTGTACCGCATTGAAGAATGCAATCAG CACTTTTTGGAGGACACAGATGAGCTGTGGATGAAGCACTGCCAGCGTGACTTCAAGCGCCAGTCTCCGCTTGAGTATGAGTCATGGCGGGAACTGTACCTCCGTCTGCACGATGAGCGAGAGGAGCGTCTGCGCAAGCTCACGCAGAACATCAGCTCTGCCCATGCCAACCGGCCCAAAG GTCGTCAGGTGAAGATGGCGTACGTGAACTCGGTCGCCAAGCCACCACGTGATGTGCGTCGCCGCCAGGAGAAGTTTGGAACGAATTCCGGAGCCAGCTCCAGTGCCAGCTCTGCATCCTCAAATCCAGTCCG GATCAAGCCAGCAATGGCTTACACCTCCCAGTCGGATGACGGGGGGCACTCCTCATATAGCAGCCCCCCCGAGACATCCCGCCCCTCTATGTCCGGTGGGGGAGGGCCCAGTGCACGTGACAAACCACAGGTTAAAA AAATTGCTCCAATGATGGccaaaacaatcaaagcattCAAGAACCGTTTCTCTCGGCGATAA